TTTTACATGGGAATCCTGTggcaatgtttattattattagtattacatctttgtttaattctcgtttttgctcttttctttatagTTCATTTAAGTGGAATTGGCAATGCCACTGTGAATTTAGAAGCAGAGTCGTTGTCTAAGCTAGTGGGCATTTGGTCTCATGGAGATATAAACTGCAATCAGAGTTTCCAGTTTGTGATCACTGATCAGGATGGAAGTCAACTCCAGGCGAATTGGACATCACCAGAAAACCTGACATCTGTTACCATTAAGTGAGTCGTCAGCAATACAATTTAATGATAGAAGTCAGTTTGGTAAAAAAGTGATATTCATACTCGATCAGTGCTTGTCCAGTTGTTTAAAGGACCGCCACCTAGTATATATGATATAAATGTATGTCCGTGATTAAATTTCCCTTATGAATGAGAAGTCATACTATGTATActtgatatattattttaaatatatatatatatatatatatatatatatatatatatatatattaatgcacATGGAAACATATGTATAGAAAAATAGTGTAACATTGTTAGTCCTATCTGCTAATATATGTGATCTAATTGTTCAGTCTGAAAATAACAGGATCTCTTTCTAAATTGGTCatatgcatgtatgtttgtattgcaCAGATCCAGTCGTTCTGCCCCATTTATCTAAACATAACTTCCTACTTCCAGGTTGGTCAATGGTCCTACACTGCGGATGAGTATGATCAGTCACGCAGGTTTATCAGATTAAGAGTGTTCAGATGAATCATTATAGTGGAGAGGTTCACACACATTTTAACGTACAGATTACCCAGATCTTAAGTGATCATGCCTTTTATAGAATAATGTactttctaaaatggtgcatagaTAACAGTTTTCATATAGGCGAAGTGGCCACCCATCAACTTTCTTAATCTAAATTTATTACAGCAGGTCCCAATGGAAGTTTGATTAAAAAGGGgcacattttttgttttcttttggacATGATAAGGTATATTTCTAAAATAAGGAATGAAATAAAACTTCACATATGTTTTAAAGATCTTTGAAAGTGTTAAATACACATTAATCTAAGAGAAAACCACTTAAGGACCCTAGAAGAAGctgtgatatttatttatttatatagtgtacaCACATATAGTTATTCATTTTTAGCCAGGTGTCACTGAAGTGTGAACATCTATGGTATATAATTATTTGTCAGCAAGATTTGGTGTAAGTGATTGATTGGGGCTAGAATAAACCTGTagtcaacctgtagccaatcagtacACAGGGAGTTACCAAatttagccaatcagagcaaagaaCTCCACACAGGGCTACCAACCTGTAGGCAATCAGAGCAAAGGTATGCTCACATACCAGGGTAGGAATTTAAATGATCATGTTATGCTCAAATCAAATCTAGGAGAAGTCAGGTATGCAATcaccacaaaaaataataatctggtgCTAGCTATAATagttcaaatataaaatataaggtaAATATATGAGCTAATAGAGAAGCAGCTCCAATTTAGAGTTTTAGCTTTCCCCTAAAAATTGAAATACTCACAATAAATATTGTAGAGCATAGTTCTGAGTTCTCATAGATGTTAATACGGCAGAATTGCCAGCAAACAGTCCAACAAATACAATGAAGAAACTCCAATTAGTTTTAAAACAGGGATGTTTTCAAAATAATTGGAGGCTCTTCAATGTATTCTTGAACTCCAATCTCACTCTTTGAAAAATATTACTGCCATAGCATCGCTATAATAATGCTGTACCATTATGATCTAGACACCAGTGTGTATCTATACAGAACTGATCAGATCCACTGCATAGACAGAGAGACATTGTTTGGGAACTTAGCTATCAGAAGCCCCCTACCATCTTTGATTATATACAACTGCTCCTTATCCTGCTGTGAGCCTCTACAGTGTGTTCCAAATATTCATTGAAACTGCTAAAGTAGCTGTGGGAGCGTGTTATCTATAAGCTCGCTACACTGAAATACGATGTGCGGTTTGTTGGTCACATTTCTTTTATAAAGATAGAGAATTCGCTGCCTGGGGCCCCCTAACGAGGACCTGGTAAGACCATATGAATATATGAAGGCAACAGATTTCATATAAGTTTTAGATCTCACGTTCAATGCACACTGAAAACATCTGGGCCTGATTTGTCTCTGACATTTGAATCTATAACATAAGATCGTTGTACTCCATGTGAGAAGTGATACTAAGATTCCTTGTACTAGATGTAAGGACTGTTTATTAGTGATATTTAATATTCTGAGGAGACAGTCtaatgattattattttgtaaagtgAAGGTTTATAATTGATGAATCTTCTGTGGCCGGCaccttattatattatattgttattatatcaGTGTAAGCGTGGTATTAAGCACTGAttgattacaattttttttgatcAGTCAGGTATGCCCCACTACTGTATACTTTCCAGCcacattgtaaataaaaaatggaGCCGGGTGTTTGCTGCCCCTTAAAAAAGTACTATAATATTCACAGATTTAGAGCCCGTTGCCAATCGGCTAGCAAGCATGGTCAAAGAACTAGAATAAACCTGTAGCCAATCGCAGCATTAGACCATATACAAAGGTAAACCAATCTGTAGCCAGTTAGAGCGTTAGAATGTTCACAAGGCTGTATCAATTTGTGGCTGAATGaagtattaaaatatttacaatgCATATGATAACACGAAATAGAAATAGGAAGAGCACCAACATATATGTGTGAATGTGATTACATGCTAATTGAAGTTAATacaacttttgttttattttagggcTTATATACAACTCCCAGATAATTCTTTGTTCTTAATTACCCGAGAATTAAACTCAGGTGAGTTGAATAATGATAATTTATTTCCATATTGAAAATAGACTGTGATTCATGGGGTATTTCTGCCATGTAGGCAGATATTAACATTGTTTAATAGCAGATTAGATTATTTAATGCATTAGTTTTCATGCGTTGAGGCTACAAAGCAGAACCAATACTTTATGAAGTCAAAAAGCCAGACTGACAActttttgggtcctgacatctaATATCTTATATTGGCTTTCAAGGTATGGATGTATTAACCTTTTTTAGAAACATGATGCACTTTTAAGATTTTTCTGGGCTTTCCTAAAAGGTCTGTATGTGCCACTGACACTAGTCTATATATCTGTCTGGTTAATTCTGGAAGTTTGCATGTTGATTTTAGATAGCTAGCCATGAATTCTTGATGCTTATGCCCACAGCACCATTACATATTGTTTTAATGGTTACATAGGTGATCTGCTGATGTAGCAAATATTAGTTTCTATCAAGTTGACATTTTTCTTGCTTCTTTCAGCCATACCAACACCTACCACTAACACAACTGAAGGTTAGTTGAACCGTCTGATCTTATGTTGTCTGCTTTTAGATATAATGCTATTTAAGTTAGACCTGTTACTCAAATAGAATAAAGGTAGCCAATGTGTTGTGATCTGAATCAATAATCGCGAaatgcaacctatcaattcaaGAGGAACCAGTAAAATGACTAATATTtctcagccattttgtgggtcaCATCAATATTCATAAGTCTGCAAATTACTACAAACAAGCAACTTTTTTTGATAGCCATTGAGCTCATAAATATTAGTTAAGCCCACTTTAATCAGTGGCAGCATATTATAGGAATGGAAAGCTACAACCCAAAGTTGCCCCATCCAAATCCACTGTATGCACACaggaaaatatttctttaaagcGATTATATAACTTTGAAATTGGGCAAATTGTGGTATATTTGAATAAACTTTGGAAATGTGATTGTGGCAATTGTGATTAGGTTCAGAGCAAGGTGTGGGTATCTGATGGGCAGCcttttggcttagtggttagcacttctgcctcacagcactggggtcttgagttcgatttccgaccatggtcttatctgtgtggagtttgtatgttctccccgcgtttgcgtggTTTTctacgggtgctctggtttcctcccatactccaaaaacatactggtaggttaattggttgctattaaattgaccttagtctctctcagtctgtgtatgttagggaatttagactgttagctccaatggtgccaggactgatgtgagttctctgtacagcgctgcaaatttagtggtgctatataaatagctgatgatgatgatgtgtgtttgGAAGGGGAAAGAGGTTCCATTTCTGCACCTCTGCTGTGTGAGCAAAGCAGAACTCGTGCATGGATCCTTACAGAACAAGGAACaatctggggcatattcaattagcttttggattcgcggtaacgcgccggagcagccgcgaaacgtaatacacggtaccgcaataacgtggattttcgttcgcagcccatagggttgcgaacgaaaatccgcgttaatgcggtaccgtaatacccgcaagaacgcgcacttttcgcggtaacgcgtgttaccgcgaatccgaaagctaattgaatatgccccagtaaAATGAGGAAAGCATAGTACAAAGAACAAGGAAGAGATGCCCTGACCCAAAATGATGGTGTCATGAATATATTTCTATACATTTGCACTTGTTTTGTTCTGGTTTGGTTCTTTGTGATTAAGGTCCTGAATTTTTAAAGACAATCGCtacattgtaaatataaaaaaaaatatcaaattttcTCGTTTGTCATTTCAGCTCCTTCCAATGGCAGCAGCACAGTTGCTGCCACGGTCACAGTTAACAACAGTACAGGTAAACTCATTTTAAAACTGTGAAACGTTTCTCTATATTTATCTTTGCACTAATTTAACATTCACACCTATGTGTTTAATCCACCACAAGCACACTTGTGTTTTTGATGTGCTTTCCAGTTGTGCAGGTCTCCATTAAGTTTAATGATTAGCAAAATTAACatcaatgacaaaaaaaagcaacatgcacacacaaaaccatgttacaatgcaaggggtgcatatattagtttattattttgcacataaggaaaatactggctcttttttcatgtagcacacaaatatttgatagctttatgtttacactgaaatgtaaagttgatctaggatatgacctaccccaactataaatctgtcccacattttaaatttagctccccctccaatgcaacatggttttgccaaggtgcaaagatactcatttttttgctttactttccttaatgaatcaggcccaaaaaagGGGGCATTTAATAACACGGTGCACAAATGTGTTGTAAGCCATAGAAGACATCTATATAGTAGTTTTTATATTCTAAACTGCATTAGAACAATGACTGTAAGAATATGTTGGTTTATGGGACAGAGTACATTTTTGCACATTGCACTACGCTATTGATAAACTTCATTGCGTTTGTATATCCAGCGTGTTCTAATACACCTTCATCTAATTAACTCAAATGATCTATATGAACAAGTCCTTAACCTGGGAATTGCACCTCATACAgcatatacatattcttatttttttccaaaataaaatgaaatcaatGACAATTTGTTCACAcatcatgataataataatattatacactTTTTAAACAAAGGTCTGCACGACTTATTTGGTGAAGTGGATGGCAAATGATATACAAATTTAACtgcttttctattttatttcagtGAAAACAACTCTAGTGCCACAACAAACCACAAATGCAGCTTCTGCAAAACAATCCAATGTCATCTCTACAGTTTTAATCCAGATATTTTGCCTACTTATGATCACCAACAAGTGCCTGCCATAACGGACCTCCCTCAACACCCATCAGAATGTTCTATAGATTTATTCCGAACTGTTTATCTTTTCAATCATAACAGCACAAAAAAGATGTTCTAAAAATGTCCTTTATATCAACAGCAAAACCAATATAAATGGCAAGTTGTAAAAATCTAAACTCcacttaaaataatattaattaaatgtttattaagTACAAATAAATTGGGGTTTAATGGTATGGAGGCTTAGTttggacaaaaaaaaagaagcaaaccaAATAGAACATTGGGGCTCTTAGCTTTTAATTTTACAATTTGCACAATTAGGTTAAAACAATTATGTAATTAGTTGCTGTGGATTATGTTTTGTCTGACAAACAATGATGTTAACTGTGGTGGTTTGTATCAGTTCTTGCATTACATCATGCTGTATATATTGTAGTGTGGCATAGACTTGCCTTATTCTACCTGCTTGCAAATCAACATACCCATGCACTGCTATTACACcttatttctttatatttgttttttaatttacatatattcatttttaaatgacaaaacatttagaAGATTACAGATCtgtgactgattttttttatcatgaatATTCACtggttgaataataataataaaagtaataataataatagcgcaTGTAAAAATGAGCCAAAGTTCATAACTATGATCATAAACTAAAAACTTATGAAACTTAGGATAGTAACGGAAATATATTTATAGCCAATGTTACGTTTCCCACACACACTGTGATTTTGGTTGGTCAGTTTTACCAAATTGTACAATGGCTCCTAAATGATCCTTATACGTAATCAAAATCTAATCTACTGGAAACATGTTGAATGCTCATTTGACCCAAAAGAGTAGTCATCAACAAATGGGATCCATTTGGTTGACTTGGCACTGTGATCCAGTTAGTTGACTTGGCACTGTGATCCAGTTAGTTGACTTGGCACTGTGATCCAGTTAGTTGACTTGGCACTGTGATCCAGTTAGTTGACTTGGCACTGTGATCCAATTGTTTGACTTGGCACTGTGATCCAGTTAGTTGACTTGGCACTGTGATCCAATTGTTTGACTTGGCACTTCAACAATCACATCAGGGCAATATGGACATTAATGTTGCTAAATGTCCCTATAGAATCATATGTAAGCACCATAAAACCCATATGCTTCTGCCCCCTAATTCAGTACCTTCTCCTCCATTATTTTACTGGGAAAGGTGGTTTGTTAAAACCAAGCTATCCAACCACATTTCACTTAACAATGGGAAGTATGCAAAAAGAAACATAACTATTTAGACTATTATACCTATCAATTGGATATGTGTCTTATTTTAGTTAGAGCCAGTGTAGTTGTATATTTTTTATGCCTACTTATATATTTTACAGAGCAATATTCCCTGTTTTAGTGGGAAGACTGGAAACATATGCGTCCCAGGTATGATCACTAAGCTATACCATAGTTAATATAATTACTATATTTGCATCATAGTCCTATGTTATCAGTGTTGATAACTGATAATTGTAATCTGTAGATAACTTAGTAGTCCATTTGACAGAACTGCTGGACATAAAAGCACTTACCATAAAAGCCACAAAAGTGGTGTTTCAATTTATAATATATGATTTGTTAATAGTTGTTTTAGGCCAGTGCCTAGGGATGCCTGGAAGATAGGGCCATGCATGACCTAAACCCAACTGGCACTAGTCTTGCCCATCACGTCTTCCAATTACTTGAATGACAACTGCTTATCATAGCTGTTTGAGTATCTGAAATTTAGATGTGGAAAAAGTAAGTGTAATTCTTGTTGGGATAATACAAATTATGACAACCCTTGTAACTTCAGCAATAacgttatattttaaaaaaacttgcaTGTACAGTATCTGTAAATTATCTGCTTATTCTTAATAAAGAGATTTATAATCTATACTGAAAATGTTTCAATTCAATTTTTATTTGAACGTCTATTGTATATAAAACTTGCCTTATTATTCTTACACAACATTATAGGGCTCATGCTGTGTTGGGATATGCCTGTTTGATTAGcgtaaaatgcaaacatttttaccGTGCACGTCTACAAAAAAATCGTACACATAGGCAGATCTGACAGTTCCTTGCTTACACTTGGAGAGAAGGAAAAAGCAAGAGAACGGGCATGCAAACACAGTCCGAGTACAGTATGGATATGTTTGCATAGTTATGATCGTCAGTAGACGTATCACTTACAAGTGcctatatggtttttttttcacacatttatCTTTTGCTATTTTCATTCGTACACAAGAAGGAAGATTACACCTGCTGCattctaaaggtttttttttattttaaaacaaacctAATAGCAAAAGTGGAAAGACTGGTGCAGAGATAGACGCCTCTAACTCAGTATTTTTGAGTAAATACGTTATTTCTCCAAGTGGAttgttaattttctttttttgcgcATATGCGTCTAACTCAGCGTCACCCCTCATATGTGTCACATCTTTCATTTTTTACTACCAACTAAACAAACTATATGTagcaaattatgttattttgtaGGAACCAACCTttttatgagatatatatatatatatatatatatatatatatatatatatataattagttcaAATATTCAACTTTTATCTTTAACGTTTATCTTACAAGTCAGCACTTATAACTACCTCACACTGCCGCCTTAAGCACTTTGCCCGCATTGCTCCCCAcatttggaactccctgcccTGACCAATCAGACTCGCCCccgggggagggctggcaaattttagcccggacgGGCAAGATTCGActtggtggcccagtgacccagcccaaggtagcccattatgggactagcctagggggcagatgcccctctgccccccagcccagcttgccaCTGCTCACCCCCAACCGCAAATCtttcaaatgctccctcaaaactcatcttTCACACTTGCATACTCCgccccatcctaagacaattccctcctcatgCTCCACCTGCCCCTTCCACTCCACCTCTATCGTCTCCATTTACAACTATTAATGCTCTTAATattaactctcacaagtttggccTTCTCGACCtgctatctcctcatcctctttgtaatgttttaaTTGTGTCTTCTTTTGTAGTTGCTTTCACTATATTCTCTTGGATTCATTTTTACTGAttatattgtttctcttgtcccttactcatctgtattttttatgtttattctttGTTGCTTGTGTGGCAATGTGGATTCTGTTGTGGCATATAACtaaattaagatgatgatgatgatgatcttggagTGCTCGGAAGTATAATAATGAAATCCAGGAGACAACACTAATAATACTCCCTTTATTAAAGAAGCAGGAGAGGTAGATCTGGCCACAGCCAGCAAAGTAAAGTTGACcatttgttatttaaataatctAAACTCGTGAAATTCTAACGTCTATGTAATCTATAGAAGGGAATGCATTATCCCATTTACGATGGCACCGTACAGCTTATGATGTCATAAAGCAGTAAGTAATTATATAAATCGAGAGCCTATGGTTAACTGCTGGAGGTATTACAGGTATCCAGTCCAGGTATATGTAGCCTTGTACATTTAGAGAGCATGCAAATCCCCTCCTGCTCTCTGTAACAGTTGTTTGAGCTGACTCCCTATTTAAGCCTATAGTTCACTTAGCCTGGCAAGGCACAGTTTGATATCCATCATGCAGCTGTCTATGTGAATTGACAGCTCCACTAAGGAAAAGTTATAAGTAGAGTTTGGAGGGGATTTGGACCGGACTTTAACCCACATCCAGCAAAGGGGTCAAAAAACTACATCTCCTCCACTGCTCTGCATTACCTGGATCAGATGCTATAACCCACTCCTCAATATAAACCCACATATATCCATCTCTCACTTCACACCACCTATTTCTCCTACCCACTCCCACCACACCTCTCTCCGGCATCATATAGCTCTAACTCTGTCTCTAACATCAATATTTCCTCCTCACTAATTTCCCCCTCGCTTGTCTGCATCCGTGAACAGTTCTCTTTACTGCACCTCCTTCCCTGCCCAAACAGAAActagtctcacacacacacaatcagatTAGATTAATTTCACTTCCTCAATTTTGCTCCATTGATCATTTACTCAATGTTCATTGTAATTATTGTTCAACGCTTACCACTTTTTGTTCTACAACCCCCAGGTCTTCcactgtcatgcttcactgtacACTCAATTCCCATAGATTATaaactctcacaagcagggccctctcccctcctgtctcttcTTACTTGCTTTCAGCTTGTTTACTTGTTCATCTTTATACCACTTGCATGTTTTGTGCTACACTTTATGTTTGTTCTGTTTCTTGTCTATTAAGTCATTGTACATAGTAtgcttaatgtatttgtattattGCATGTATGCTTCTCATATGTTCTGCATTTTGTCTTTGCTAGCTCTGTATTTACTTGATGGGGCTTTAGGTGTTACAGTATGTTCTATGCTCTATTTCTTACTGTACGCGACTTCAGAATTCTGTGGTATGTtataaacaaacagtaataatactCACTTAAGGATATACTGTAGAAATTAGCTTTTAAGACGTGATACATTATATACAGGTCATTCCATGATGTTAGAACTAGTGGTATGTGAAACCTTAGAAATTCTGTCTGAcaggccctggtcaggaatcgaactcatgaccccagcgctgtgaggaagaAATGCTGCCCTAACATGAGCTGATACACTTATTACAAGTTTATTGTAATGGAATAATAGCAGAAACAATGAAAGaccaatttacacacacacatactgtatatttcacaaaatcatcaacatcatcaacatttatttatatagagccagaaaattccatagcgctttacaatcagGGACAAAATGTCCTTTTAAGAAAGCAAATCATGCTTGCAAtgaatataagtatttatttaaaagtatacaatggagacaaaaaaaaaaatatatatatatatatatatatatatatatatatatatatatatatatatatatataggcaaagGTGAGCACAGACATTCATGTActtttacaattaaaaaatacCTCTTCAGTTGTTGTTTTATCAAGATTCGCCCCATGggatttttattaaatacaatcaGTATTTCTCACTCTATGAATCAAAAGTTTTCAGAGATCAACAAACATAACTTTGTACATCCCATGTGAAATACTTCTCCTGAAATATCTATTGAATAAAATAGAGGGTGATAAAGTGTATAAATCCGTCTCAAGGtcatataattaattaaaataaaagtagcagaaaaaaaaataagtacacagTATGCGTGCCAAAGAATGTTTATGGAAGTAACTTGGCATATATTAAGTACTAATACTGAAAAAGAATGCAGTGTTCCAGCCGTAAAGTTAATATTTAGCCCTGTTTCCCCCTAGGTGTGATAGAGACAAGTTAGGATAATGAGGTGAACTGATTACATAATCAGTATATGTGGTGCTACTTTTTAACATCCTTGACTTTATTTATCCGTGTCCATATTGTTACTGTACCTCCTTGTTTATGTATCCGACATCCGGGTAATTGCTGGTAGCCTGATTAATAGAATGGATGATGATTTCAGCAGAAAAACCTCcatcaaagtattattattaggaAGAGATGAGGGCTAGTAATTTTTTGGCAAAGGTGAAAAACCTCTTTAAATAGTTTCCTATATTCTAAATAGATACACAAATTATAGAGCTCTGCATGAAAGAAGGAAGCTCCGATAGATCAAGTGGTGTTAAAACATTTATAGACAAAAGATTTAAATCAATTCTCACATATTGTATGAGGAAATCAGAGCATGTGAGTCTTGTATCTTTCTGATCAATCATCTCTGGTATCTGTTG
Above is a genomic segment from Mixophyes fleayi isolate aMixFle1 chromosome 11, aMixFle1.hap1, whole genome shotgun sequence containing:
- the LOC142107854 gene encoding placenta-expressed transcript 1 protein-like, producing the protein MAQSGLNALLLFLGLLVSTCYGATSNPQCELFNSTSVSNSSNSNFTLTVSPETLSSNTIYSVHLSGIGNATVNLEAESLSKLVGIWSHGDINCNQSFQFVITDQDGSQLQANWTSPENLTSVTIKAYIQLPDNSLFLITRELNSAIPTPTTNTTEAPSNGSSTVAATVTVNNSTVKTTLVPQQTTNAASAKQSNVISTVLIQIFCLLMITNKCLP